The following proteins are encoded in a genomic region of Dethiobacter alkaliphilus AHT 1:
- a CDS encoding class I SAM-dependent methyltransferase has product MTNCLLCETKSIHQIEAAAPGYYHCRECDLIFLAPKFRLDAEQEKEHYETHNNTLDNPGYVQMFEKFISNAVLPYVYPNGRALDFGCGPGQVLQVLLERRGFRTDVYDPYYAPQEPQGPYRLVTSTEALEHVYEPGKVWQKLLLLLEAGGTLAVMTNFHQGPEAFVNWWYRRDPTHVTFFSEDTFAWLAKQQGLKILYSDGKKTITLKKQDE; this is encoded by the coding sequence ATGACTAATTGCCTTTTGTGTGAAACTAAATCTATACATCAAATAGAGGCCGCAGCTCCCGGGTATTACCATTGCCGGGAGTGCGACCTCATTTTTCTCGCTCCTAAGTTTCGCCTGGATGCAGAGCAGGAAAAAGAGCACTACGAAACACACAACAATACTCTGGATAATCCGGGGTATGTGCAGATGTTTGAAAAATTTATCAGTAATGCGGTGCTCCCCTATGTGTATCCGAATGGGCGTGCTTTGGATTTTGGGTGTGGTCCGGGTCAGGTTCTGCAGGTGCTCTTGGAGCGCAGAGGGTTTAGGACTGATGTGTATGACCCGTACTATGCCCCACAGGAGCCGCAGGGCCCTTACCGGCTGGTGACCAGTACCGAAGCCCTGGAACATGTCTATGAGCCCGGGAAAGTGTGGCAGAAGCTGCTGCTCCTTTTGGAGGCCGGTGGTACTCTGGCTGTTATGACCAATTTCCACCAAGGCCCGGAAGCATTTGTCAATTGGTGGTACAGGCGTGATCCCACCCATGTAACTTTCTTCAGTGAAGATACCTTTGCCTGGCTTGCAAAGCAGCAGGGGCTCAAAATACTGTACTCAGACGGGAAGAAAACCATAACGCTAAAGAAACAGGACGAATAA